In Patescibacteria group bacterium, a single window of DNA contains:
- a CDS encoding DEAD/DEAH box helicase — translation MYKQNFKRDLKRRPFHKGLPSRNGRRFHAGHRIKSKGIDISKFVNKAVEAEASAPFTPEHLFKDFNIKEDIKKNILAKGYESPTPIQDKIIPHILNGSDVVGIANTGTGKTGAFLIPLINKVLMDHKENVLIVAPTRELAIQINQEFKDFSRYLKIFSVCCVGGAHIGRQISELKRPHRFIIGTPGRIKDLNKRKLIDFSRFNTVVLDEADRMLDMGFIEDMRFMMSRLPKERQTLFFSATLSKEIEKLIAEFLNNPITVSVKTRDTASNVEQDIIKIKHGEDKIEVLYNLLSKPEFNKVIIFGKTKHGVEKLYATLAKKGLRVESIHGDKNHSKRQRALGLFKDNRAKILVATDVAARGLDIDNVSHVINFDIPATYEDYVHRIGRTGRGNKKGKALTFVN, via the coding sequence ATGTATAAACAAAATTTCAAAAGAGATTTAAAAAGAAGACCGTTTCATAAAGGACTGCCATCTCGTAATGGCCGTCGTTTTCATGCCGGACACAGGATAAAAAGCAAAGGCATTGATATTTCTAAATTTGTTAATAAGGCAGTAGAAGCTGAAGCATCAGCGCCTTTTACCCCCGAGCACCTATTTAAAGATTTTAATATTAAAGAAGATATTAAGAAAAATATCCTTGCGAAAGGATATGAATCTCCTACTCCTATCCAAGACAAGATCATTCCTCATATCCTTAATGGATCTGATGTTGTAGGTATTGCAAACACCGGCACTGGCAAGACGGGTGCGTTCCTGATCCCTCTTATAAACAAAGTGCTTATGGATCATAAAGAAAATGTGCTTATCGTCGCTCCTACTCGAGAACTCGCTATCCAGATCAACCAAGAGTTTAAAGATTTCAGCAGATATCTTAAGATATTTTCCGTATGCTGTGTCGGAGGGGCGCATATCGGCCGGCAAATCTCTGAGCTTAAAAGACCTCATCGTTTCATTATTGGCACTCCGGGAAGGATTAAGGACTTAAACAAAAGAAAATTGATCGACTTCTCAAGATTCAACACTGTTGTCCTTGACGAAGCGGACAGGATGCTTGATATGGGCTTTATAGAAGATATGCGATTTATGATGTCTCGACTGCCAAAAGAGCGTCAGACATTATTTTTCTCAGCCACACTGTCAAAAGAGATTGAGAAACTTATTGCCGAATTTCTTAATAATCCTATCACTGTTTCTGTAAAGACGCGCGACACTGCAAGCAATGTGGAACAAGACATAATAAAAATAAAACACGGTGAAGATAAGATAGAAGTGCTTTATAATCTGCTCTCTAAACCGGAATTTAATAAGGTGATTATTTTCGGCAAGACAAAACACGGAGTAGAGAAATTATATGCTACTCTCGCTAAAAAAGGACTGCGTGTTGAATCAATCCACGGAGACAAAAATCATTCCAAAAGGCAAAGAGCGCTAGGACTCTTCAAAGACAATCGCGCTAAAATCCTTGTGGCTACAGATGTTGCGGCTCGAGGTCTTGATATTGATAATGTAAGCCATGTAATAAACTTTGATATCCCGGCAACATATGAAGATTATGTTCATCGTATCGGCAGGACAGGAAGAGGCAATAAAAAAGGAAAGGCGCTTACTTTCGTCAACTAA
- a CDS encoding ABC transporter permease codes for MSFFIDTKRIIKIGFVNFWREGVVSAATVLVMVTTLFVIGSIIFAKASLDSTLAQIEDKVDITVYFKPGVPEDDILNIRKSLLTLEGEVKEATYVSQEESLSRFKQRHENNSLITQSLDELENNPLGAEINIKAKDPSQYEGIANFLKNSQDKSDTIDKINYFQNKIVIEKLSKIINSFRALGFGVSLVLIIIAVIVIFNTIRISIYFSREEISIMRLVGATNSYVRGPFVIEGAMSGAFASIITIALFYPFLVWVSPIARSAFLGIDIFGYYLNNFLQIFAILFVIGIFLGTVSSYVAVRKYLKV; via the coding sequence ATGAGTTTTTTTATTGATACGAAAAGAATAATAAAAATAGGTTTTGTTAACTTCTGGAGAGAGGGGGTTGTTTCAGCCGCGACTGTCCTTGTGATGGTAACGACACTTTTTGTCATAGGTTCTATAATTTTTGCAAAAGCGTCTCTTGATTCAACGCTCGCGCAGATTGAAGACAAGGTTGATATTACCGTTTACTTTAAACCGGGTGTTCCCGAGGACGATATTTTAAATATAAGAAAATCTCTTCTTACGCTGGAAGGCGAGGTAAAAGAAGCTACATATGTTTCTCAGGAAGAATCTCTCAGCAGATTTAAACAAAGGCATGAAAATAATTCTCTTATTACTCAGTCTTTAGATGAATTGGAGAATAATCCGTTAGGCGCAGAGATAAATATAAAAGCCAAAGATCCAAGCCAATATGAGGGGATAGCTAATTTTTTGAAAAATTCTCAAGACAAGTCCGACACGATAGATAAAATAAATTATTTTCAAAATAAAATTGTGATAGAAAAATTGAGTAAAATTATAAACTCGTTTAGAGCGCTTGGATTTGGAGTGAGCCTTGTCCTCATCATAATCGCCGTTATTGTTATTTTCAATACAATACGCATCTCTATTTATTTTTCAAGAGAAGAGATTTCTATTATGAGACTTGTAGGCGCGACTAACAGTTATGTAAGGGGTCCATTTGTTATTGAGGGGGCGATGTCCGGGGCTTTTGCGAGTATTATAACCATAGCGCTTTTTTACCCGTTTCTTGTCTGGGTAAGTCCGATTGCAAGGAGCGCCTTCTTGGGTATTGATATTTTTGGATATTATCTCAACAATTTTCTCCAGATTTTTGCCATTCTTTTTGTCATAGGAATATTTCTGGGCACTGTTTCAAGTTATGTTGCAGTAAGAAAATACTTGAAAGTCTAA
- the ftsE gene encoding cell division ATP-binding protein FtsE has product MIYFDKVSKIYAKNSVAIEEISFTVEPQEFVSLVGQSGAGKTTLLKLLLAEESPTDGKVFFESINVHSVPKVMLTEVRRKIGVVFQDFRLLPNKTVFENIAFAMEAAGKKDEDIRNDVPQVMDLVGLEDKGWRFPNELSGGERQRVAIARAIVNQPDLIIADEPTGNLDPLNTWEIINILKKVNELGTTVVLATHNKGIIDSLNKRVITLEGGRITRDDKEGRYIL; this is encoded by the coding sequence ATGATTTATTTTGATAAAGTTTCAAAAATATATGCTAAGAATTCTGTCGCTATTGAGGAGATAAGCTTTACGGTTGAACCGCAAGAATTTGTTTCTCTAGTGGGTCAATCAGGGGCCGGTAAGACAACCCTTTTGAAACTTCTTTTAGCTGAAGAATCTCCTACTGACGGCAAGGTTTTCTTTGAATCTATAAATGTACATTCTGTCCCAAAAGTAATGTTGACTGAAGTTCGCCGTAAAATAGGAGTAGTTTTTCAAGATTTTCGTCTTTTACCTAATAAGACTGTTTTTGAGAATATCGCTTTTGCCATGGAGGCCGCCGGCAAGAAAGATGAAGATATTAGAAATGATGTTCCTCAAGTTATGGATTTAGTCGGTCTTGAAGATAAAGGCTGGCGTTTCCCGAACGAACTTTCCGGAGGCGAGAGACAGAGAGTGGCTATTGCCAGAGCTATTGTGAATCAACCTGATCTTATAATAGCCGACGAGCCGACAGGCAACCTTGATCCGTTGAATACTTGGGAAATAATTAATATACTTAAGAAAGTAAATGAGCTTGGCACGACAGTCGTCCTTGCTACACACAATAAAGGGATAATAGATTCTCTAAATAAGAGAGTTATCACACTTGAGGGAGGAAGAATAACGCGTGATGATAAAGAGGGCAGATATATATTATGA
- a CDS encoding PCRF domain-containing protein: MSEIKERIENIERSMQEPNFWDDKAKAQDIIKELNELKDKLSGLGKYDKGGALLTLFSGAGGDDAEDWTRILFDMYSKYIEKKGWSLKIIHKHEGAERRLPAGRQGYKNITFEVTGSGAYGKLKKEQGVHRLVRISPFSAKKLRHTSFALLEVVPVIVDKGDMDIPEKDIRYEFARSSGAGGQNVNKRETAVRVVHIPTKLAVHCETERSQAQNKERALNMLRAKIYKLIEDEKDKEMALMKISKEVSPEWGSQIRSYVFHPYKLVKDHRTGVEERDVEKVLDGGLDEFIEAEQDLATSH, from the coding sequence ATGAGCGAAATTAAAGAAAGAATAGAAAATATTGAGAGGAGTATGCAGGAGCCTAATTTCTGGGACGATAAAGCGAAAGCGCAAGACATAATCAAAGAATTAAACGAGCTTAAGGATAAACTTTCCGGACTTGGCAAATACGATAAAGGGGGCGCTTTACTCACCTTATTTTCCGGCGCCGGTGGAGACGATGCGGAAGATTGGACAAGGATCCTTTTTGATATGTATTCTAAATATATTGAGAAGAAAGGTTGGTCGCTTAAAATAATTCACAAGCACGAAGGTGCTGAGAGGCGCCTGCCTGCCGGCAGGCAGGGTTATAAAAATATTACTTTTGAAGTTACGGGCAGTGGCGCTTATGGTAAATTAAAAAAAGAACAAGGAGTTCATCGGCTTGTGAGAATATCGCCATTTTCAGCTAAGAAGCTCAGGCATACTTCTTTTGCTTTGCTTGAGGTTGTGCCTGTTATTGTTGATAAGGGCGATATGGATATTCCAGAGAAGGATATCAGATATGAATTTGCCAGAAGTTCAGGCGCCGGAGGGCAAAATGTTAATAAGAGAGAGACGGCGGTAAGGGTCGTGCATATACCGACGAAACTCGCAGTACACTGTGAGACGGAACGTTCTCAGGCGCAGAACAAAGAAAGAGCTCTCAATATGTTAAGGGCTAAGATATATAAATTGATAGAAGATGAGAAGGATAAAGAGATGGCTTTGATGAAAATAAGCAAAGAAGTTTCTCCTGAATGGGGAAGCCAGATCAGGTCTTATGTCTTTCACCCATATAAGCTTGTAAAAGATCATCGTACGGGAGTAGAGGAACGTGATGTAGAAAAGGTTTTAGACGGAGGATTAGATGAATTCATAGAGGCGGAGCAAGATTTAGCCACTAGCCATTAG